The genomic window ATCTGCAAACTTTTGACTCACTTCATGCCATTGATTCGGCTCTAATTTATGAGTCGCAATAAACTCATCAGCATAAGTTGGATCGATGCTCCCGTCGGCTCGATAAACCCACAGGTCATAGCTTTCGACAGGATACGGCACTTGTACTTTGACCGTGATTTCTTCGCCAACTTCAACTTGCGGAGGAGTGGCAGCTATTTGAGGCTGCCAATCTAATGGCGGTTTGACCACGCAATAAACCGTGTCGATGGCAATGTTATTAGAAAGAAAATCTGGGTGTTCATTATCAGCCATTACCAGAGCTTTATTGATAAATAAGTAGGTGCCGATGGGCAAATCTTCCGAAACAGTGAAGTCAAATTGCAATTGAATTTTCCCATGTGCGGGCAGTTCTTCGAATTGCCATGAAATCGAGTCCGCGGTGATGATCTGCGGTGTTGGTTGAAAAAGTTTCGCCACACCGTGGGAAGGGGCGTAATTTGTCACTCGAACCGATCTGGCAGGTTCATCGCTCAGATTTATAACCGTAAGAATCCAATGCACACTTTGGCCAGCCTTAACGAAACGCAAAGTATCATCATTCACTAATGCCACGGAATCCGTAATTGCTGTTTGCCACATCCCGACATCCACTTTGCTCTCGATGGAATCCTTTGGAATCGTCACACAATAAACCGTGCTTTGGGTTGAATCATTTAGACTATTGCTATCATTCTCAGCAGTAAGCCAAGCGATATTTACCAACGGCCAGAGATTAGCTGGCAACGATTCCGCTACCTTTACTTGAAACGAAATCGTCAACGAATCGTTGGATACTAGCGAGTCGACCTGCCATACTAATTTATTTTCATCTTTGATTCGTGGTTGCAAATCGAAATCCAGCAACTGAGCAAAGTTGGGCAAAATATTTTGTATTGAAAAATCCTTGGCTGTCCCAGGTCCAAGATTCTCAATGAAAAGTTGATAATCAATAGTCCCATTTGCTGTGACCGCAGGAAAGATTTCGCCTCCAATCACAATCACCGAGTCAGCACGAACCCGCTGCTTGAGCGCTAAGTCATAATAAGTGTCACTTTGTTTATTGGGCAGGATGGCATAAACTGTGGTTGTGGCCGAATTATTTTCTAACCATGGATCCTCCGCTGCTACAATCAAACTAGTATTGAACAGCGGTGTAAAGTTCACAGCAATTGTGTCAGTTAATTGCAGGCGTAATCTGATCTCGATTTTGTCCCCAACTTTCAGAGAATCGAAATTCCAGAATAATGAATCCGTTCTCTGACTTGCCGGTCGAGGATTCATTTCAGAAATTGCTGTCAAACCAGGGACAATATTGACAACAACAAAATCTCGCGCTGGCCATGGTCCGAGATTTTGAATAGTGAGTCGATAGTCGATCATTCCGCCGGCAAGCACTACAGGGACCAAATTTTCTCCCAGGAGTGCCAGTGAATCCGTATCCACGGTTTGTTCAATCGCTAAATCATAACTGATTACTGGTGTTGGATACAGGACATGAATTGTATCGCTCGCGAGATTATTCTCTAAATTGGTCTCATTGTCTGCTGATGCTTCTACCTTGCTAATGAGCCACTCGATTTTGTTTGAGATGTCCGAAGAAAAAGCGACGCTAACAGCAATGGTCTGCTCTTGATCAGGAGCCAGATGAGCCAATTTCCAGAATAACTGATGATGTTCAAAAGCTACTGGTGGGGGCGTTGCATGAATGAACGTCACGGAATCAGGCAAAAGCTGAGAAATTTGCACATTGTCGGCGCGTCCAGCACCGTTGTTTTTAATTTTGAGCATGTATTGATATTCTTGCCCTGGCATTACCGCATTGAACGTTCGGTCTCCAATCATCACCGTCGTATCCGTCGCAGACACAAGCTGGATCGAGAGGTCAGATGGGGCTGGATACAAGACATAAACCGTATCCTGAGAGCGATTATTTTCCAAATCGTAGTCATTATCTCCCAGCAGCTCTACTTGGCTGATCAATTGCTGAAGGACGTCAGAATTGAATTCTGGAAAATGAACTACGGTAGTTATCATCCGCTCTTCATTGGGAGCGAGATTGCTGAATTGCCAAACAACCTTGGGACCCTTTGCGAACGACGGTTGCATCGAGGTGTTTGTCAGTGTAACGGAGTCTGGTAAAATTTGGGTTAGTCGCACATAACCAGCCCTTCCAGGGCCATGATTTTTGATTTTCATCTGATAGCGATAACTCTGACCAGGCATCACCGCATTGAATTTTTGATTATCAAATACGATACTCGTATCCGTAATTGAAGATAGCTGAACCGAAAGATCCGCAGGGATCGTCCCTGGGACAAAGTAGCTGCCGGTTCCTCGGAGACTGTAATTGCCGAGCTGAGGCGGCAAATTCACCGTGACATCAACCACCCGCCAAGTATTGTTACGAATTGGATCAGGAGAAAAATGAGCCAGCAAATAAAAATGTTCGATCAGATCGGCCAATCGTTGATAAATTTCGGACATTTGATCAGCAGAATAGGCCATATAAAATAATCCCCCAGTCTGGTCTGCAATCTTTCGCAAGATATCTCGGATCGTGAAATCGCCGAGACAAATTGTATAAATTGGGATATGATATTTCAAAGCACTATCAATGACGGCCTCAGCAGTGGTAGAGGAATTATTATCTCGACCATCGGTATACACAATAATCCGAGGCCGACTGGCTTCGAGTTTGGTTTGCTGAATGGCTGCCATCAGGGCATCATAAATAGCCGTTCCAAAATCTGTTTTTGCTTCGTCAATGGTCTTTATTAAAATATTTTTGTCACTGGTAAACGGCTGAACTTTAACAACTTTATGATTAAATAATATGACCCCTGCCCGATCAACTGGTCGGATTTGTTCGATATACAATCGGGCGCCAGCCTTAGCTTCGTCCAACTTCTCAGTCATGCTGGTGCTCACATCCATAACCAACATCGTGCTCGTCGGGACATGCCGGTCATGTAAAATCTCTCGAATAAGCGGTGCAGACAGTTGCTGATAAAGGTCTTGGTTCGCTGGAATCGAATGATTTTCCGCATGATATTCAATCAAAGGAGACCAGATCGATTTAACCGGCAACCCGATTTGAGCGATATCATCTGGCCCCAGCCATCTCGTGGTATCCGCCAGATCGGTCACAAAATTGCCATTGCTATCAAATACGGTAATCGTCGAAATGATCGGGTAAGGAAAATTCGGAGTTAAACCGTGGATCACAGAATCGGCCTGAATGCTGATATTTTCGATATTAACACTCAGCGCGTTTTTCGAGACGCGCGATTGAAGATCATTTTGAGCATGTAGCGCTACCCCACTATGTAGCGCCAAGGATAGGATCAATGTCATCCTCGCGATGAATTGAGCCGCAGTTTTTCTCGTTGTCGGACCCATAGCTGCTTACCCATTGTTGAATAATTGTGAAAGATGAATCTAATTTTAACCGGAACATGGAATCATTCCAGATGAAAGAATGCTCACTTTTAATTGTTCAATGAAAGCCAAATCTTATAACCCATTTCGGATCAGTAAAATTTAGCTAATTTTCTATTTCCCTTTTTTATTCAAATGAATCGCAATTCTTCAATGAAAAGGATTTTCTGATAGGTGCTGCAATTTTTCTTCGCTTCTATCAGATATAGGGACAATTTTCGTGCCAGATAATAGTGAGGATCAGTAACAGTCACGATTTTTTTGAGTTAAGAGGGGCAGCCAATAGCAAAATCGTAATTGGTGAAGACTCAAAAAGGGGTAAATTTAGCAGTGAAACATGTTAAAATATGAGACATTTAAGGCAATTGTGAACGGTTATTAAATTTTTTGCATATCTGATTTAAGAAAATTTTTTAACGATTATGGCCACATGACCTCATGAGGTAGGTATTAATCTGCTGAAAAAGCGCAGATCATCCATAGTAAACTTGTGATAGCATATGAAAATCCCCTCCCTCAGCCTGATTTGCGTTTTCGGGAACGAAATGAAGGCCGAGAAAAAGCAGATATAAAAATCGAAAATCACAAGAGTTTTTCTTTGCACCTGATAGGGTAAAAATTTCTTTTAATAAGGCAAAGCCACTGCCATTGGTGAACTTCTGGACATCTTTGGCGATTGTTAGGAAACAGTGCGTATATTAAAGACCACGCCCTTCGGATCAGGGCAGCAGAGCTGGGCGGTTTCCTTAATCCAGTTATTGGCAGGAAGTTCCGCCTCATACTGCTTGCTAATCAAGAATGGGATCAAGCTTTGCAAGGCGAACATGCAAGTGCCTTTGCCGCTGGGGATTACAATTTTTCCCTGGCCAACGACTTCAAAATAATCTCCAGGTTTAAGATTAGCGCCACATCGCTCTTTCACATCGGCAACTTCGACGATTAAATTTTTCATGATCGCCCCTCTCAAATTTTGTTATTGGATTTTGATCCTATCGATTATGAACTTCGGTCCTCGTTTAAAATAATTTAACACAAAAATTGTAATCCGGCAAGCATTATTTTCGGAACTTTTTCGCTTATTAATCAAATATAATTGGAACTTAATCTCAACAACTAAATATAAAATGCAGCAACTTTGCTGGCTCGCTCTGAAAAACATTTCTATTGATTTTTAATGCATAAAGATTTATATTCGCAGACTAATTTCTATTGGCTGATGAATATTGAACAAAATATATTGAGTGTCAAACGGCGCATCAAAAATGCATGTCAGAGGGCTGGAGTTGATGAGAACAGCATTTTATTGGTTGCGGTTTCTAAGACGGTTCCCGCAGAGATTATCAAAGAAGCGGTAGCTCATGGAATTGCTCATATCGGCGAAAATCGCGTCCAGGAGGCGGAACAAAAATTTCGCCAATTGGGCAGGATTGCCACTTGGCATCTGGTAGGACATCTCCAAACCAATAAGGTTAAAAAGGCATTGCAGCTATTCGATCTGATTCAGTCGCTCGATAGCCTTCATTTAGCTGAGGAAATCAATCGCCAAGCTTTGCGTTTGGGCCGCACCGTCGACTGCCTTGTTGAAGTGAATACCTCTGGCGAGCCATCCAAATTTGGAGTTGCGCCGACTGAATGTCAAAAGCTAATTGCCGAAATATCCCAGCTACCTGCTATTCACATCCGAGGTTTGATGACGGTTGGACCTATCTCCCCAGACCCAGAGCAGGTCCGACCCAGTTTTCGGCTGTTGCGAGAACTGAAAGAAACAATTCAGCGCCAGAATTTTCCCAATGTGTCGATGGATTATCTCTCGATGGGCATGACCAATGACTTTGAAGTTGCCATTGAAGAAGGGGCAAATATGATCCGCGTAGGACGAGCGATTTATGAACAAAGCTACACCTAAATCAATCAAGAAATCTTTTGCTGAACAAGTCAGAACGTAACAAGAGCTTGAACTATGATCCGATTGATCAGTTTTATCGCAGATGTTTACATCCTTGTCATCATTATTCGGGCGATCCTTTCTTGGATCCCCCATAATCCTTATCAGCCAATAATTAAAATTGTCTATCAGATTACCGATCCACCGCTCCGTTTCGTTCGACAGTTTATTCCACTGATTGGTGGGATCGACATTTCTCCGATCATCTTGATTTTTGCAATTTATTTGTTCGAAAAAATATTAATCATGATTTTTTAGTCCCCCTAACCAAATGTGGAGGAAAAGAGCTTGAAGTTAACTCCGTTGGATATAAAAAAGCAAGTATTCAAAAAGGTTCTCCGAGGATATGATCCGATTGAAATCGAGACCTTTTTGGAGATGGTGGCCGAGGAGTTCGAGGCTTTGATCAAAGAGCGAAATGACCTTTCTGATGAGGTATTGAAGCTTAAAACACAGCTTCGAGATTATCAGGAGGTTGAGAAGACCTTTAAGGAATCGCTCATGAATGCCCAGCAGACAATCAATCAGTCGCGCGAAAATTCCAAGCGCGAAGCCGATCTGATCATCAAAGAGGCTGAAGTTCGGGCTGAAAAGATCATCGAAAATGCGAAAATGCAATTGATCGAGATCAAAAATGAGCTTATGGTGATCAAAGCCCAGAAAGATTCATTCGCCAAGCGGTTGAGACATCTATTGGAGTCGCAATTGGAATTGCTGAGCGTCCTCGAAATTGATGATCTTGGCTTCGGTGAACCGAATACTGCTCCAAAACCAAAAGAATTGAAATATCAGATTCGGGAGCCAGCGTTTTTGGCAACGGCTTCAGATCAAAAAAAAAAGGACTCTGATGCCTCAGCCGATGAACGTCGCAAAGACGTGAAGATTTCTGATCAGTTCATTTTTTAGCAGCCCCGCAACCGAGGCAGGCATCAGCTAAAAACACTTCAGTATAATTGGCAATGTTTTTAGCGCAAGATCGTTTCAATTGAATCTGATGGAACGCTATCGGCGGATTTGAGCAAAGATAAAAGCATCTTGAAGAGTGATCGTTTCAATCCCATGCATCAGTAGTCGATTAATAAAAAAACAGAATAAGGGAGAGCAGCTATGAGAGTACAACATCAAATTCTGAATTTTTTAATTGTTTTTGGTTTTATGTTCTCAGGATGCGCCAAGCGGATCCAGTTCAGCTACGACGAAATTAAACCCAATTCCATCTTAAAAATCCAAACTGTATCAGGAAAGCTATGGAACGGGTTGGTTCAAACCAAATCATCTGATCATTTGCTTCTCAAACAGAGCCGCCTCGATGATCAATATGTGAAAATTAATCGGTCAGATATTATCCGAATCACTGGTCGCCAACCAGTTTATGATGATTTAGGGGAGGTGATCTCTGAGTGGGAGATTCAAGATCAACGCACCAATAAGAATTTAGCCCTTTACAGCATTGGCGGATTAGCGCTGAGCTTTGGTGCGAGCTTTTTTATTGGATCTTTAGTGAACCGCAGCATTGAAGATGCGGATCGGGGGCAACAGCTACTTTGGAGCACAACAGCAGCGGGGACTGCGATTGGCACTTATTTATTTGCCAGATTGGGAAGGGACAAAGATCGCCAGTTAGCAATAGAGAAAATCCGCGATCAGCGTTTTGCTGCAGCAAAGGGGAAATATGAAGAGCGAAGGAAAAAACACGAATTGATTCGACAGCAGTTAGAGAAGGAAAAGGCAGAGCAAGAGCGGCAAGCTCGGGAGTTGAAACTTCTGCAAGAACAGATAAAATCAAAAAAAGAAAAAGAAAATTAAATTGTTGTGAGGTGCAAGATTGTCGGAATTGAGAGAGAAGATTGAAGAAACGGTTCGCTATCTACGGACGAAAACCGCTGCGACACCAAGTATCGGCATTATTCTTGGGACTGGTCTGGGCGCGTTGGTGGACGATATCAACATTGAAGTGGCTATTTCTTACTCTGATATTCCAAATTTTCCCATTGCCACCGTGGAGTTTCATGCAGGAAAACTCATTTTCGGCAAGCTTTGCGGTAAATCCATCGTTGCGATGCAGGGACGCTTTCATTATTATGAAGGCTACAGCATGAAACAAATCACCTTTCCTGTGCGCGTGATGAAGTTTTTAGGGGTCAATACTTTGCTGGTTTCCAATGCTTGCGGCGGCATCAATGCCAACATGAAGCCCGGGGATATCATGCTGATCACTGATCACATCAATCTATTGGGCGACAATCCGCTCATTGGAGAGAACGACGACACACTTGGACCCCGATTCCCCGACATGTCTGAACCCTATTCGAGGAAACTCATCCAATTGACCGAGCAGATTGCTCAGCGGGAAGGGATAATAGTTAAAAAAGGCGTTTATGCTGCGATGACCGGTCCAAATCTGGAGACGGCTGCCGAATATCGCTTCCTGCGAACCATCGGCGCAGACGTGGTGGGCATGTCCACCATCCCAGAAGTTATCGTCGCTATTCATAGCGGCATGAGCGTATTGGGCTTTTCCGTGATCACCGACGCCTGTGTCCCAGAAGAGCTCAAACCAGCAAATATCCCAGAAATCATCGAGACCGCTAAGAGGGCTGAACCCAAATTAACGCTGCTGATCAAAAAAGTTGTTGAGCAACTGTAAGTAAGGCTGAAAGGCTTGGGTTCAGTGACCCAGCATGAGAATCTTGATCATCAGGAGGATTATTTTCTCAATTTAAATTTTTCATTTGAAGAGGTGATGATTGTTCCCCACGGCTTTCGGCTGGTCTGAGCATCCGATCCAATTCCCGCGCATAGTGGCAAACGATGCGCTGAGATCTATCGAAAGCGAGCAATAAATCTTTGTCGTTCGTTGATCGAATTGGACATCAAAGGGAGACTTTGACTGCTTTCCAACTTACGAGCGAAGCTATTCGATGCTGGGATGTGCAACAAAGAATCATGATTATAGTTGCAGCGGGTTGATCATTGAAAAATTTGCAGTGTAAGGAACTTCGGGACGCAAATTTCGTTACATTTGCCTCGACAAGAATTTGGTGGATCGGAATTGTTGGCAAAAAATTCGTCCAGCGTCCGATTAGCCTGAGAGGCTTAAAAATACAAATCAAATTTTGCATGTCAAATACGATCAAAATGCCATGAATTTTTGTTATGGATCGCATAAGGAGGAGCTATTGATTTATGGGAACACTCGATTTAGAGCATTATCGACAGCTCATATTGGAAAAGCGCAAGGAAATTTTTGAAGAGCTCAATGAGGGCGAATTGAAAGAATCGATTGAGGAAGGACCAGGCGAAAACTCCTATGCCTTCCATCTGGCAGATGTTGGTTCCGATAGCAATGAACGGGAAAAATCCTTTCTGGTTGCCTCAATTGAAGGAGACCTTTTGGCAGAGTTGGACGATGCATTGCAGCGAATTGAGCACGGGACATACGGGATCTGTGCGATCTGCGAGCAGCCGATCGATCCGAAACGACTGGAAGCGATCCCCTATACGAAATTATGTATTCATTGCAAGGCAAAAGAGGAGCGTGCCTGATCTGCGATCTTAGATGCGAATGACTGACGGGAAATATTCCCTCGTGCAAACTTCAACTTTTCGCACGTTTATTAATAATAAGCAAAATCGACGTTCGTCCATTTCATCGCCTCATTGGAAAAGCAAAGGGATTCTGTGTACCGATCGAACATAAAATTGCTGGGCTGGTCAGCACTCATTGTTTTCATCGATCAATTCACCAAAATGATGATCAAACAATCTATGCACGAGGGAGAGCATAGAGAGATCATCGCGAATATTCTGAGACTTACCTATGTGAAAAATCCTGGCATGGCATTTGGCATCCAGATTGGAGGGAATCTTTTTTATACCATTTTTGCGTCAATTGCCTGCATTATCATTCTGGTCTATTTCTTTCGGCTGCGCCCTGAAAATTTCTGGGCCCGGTTTGCGTTGGCTTCGATCCTTGGGGGAGCCATTGGAAACTTAATCGACCGTTTCCGTTTCCAAGAGGTCGTCGACTTCATTGATTTTGTCATCATCCATTGGCCAGTGTTTAATGTCGCTGACATCGCTGTGTTCATCGGCAT from candidate division KSB1 bacterium includes these protein-coding regions:
- a CDS encoding purine-nucleoside phosphorylase is translated as MSELREKIEETVRYLRTKTAATPSIGIILGTGLGALVDDINIEVAISYSDIPNFPIATVEFHAGKLIFGKLCGKSIVAMQGRFHYYEGYSMKQITFPVRVMKFLGVNTLLVSNACGGINANMKPGDIMLITDHINLLGDNPLIGENDDTLGPRFPDMSEPYSRKLIQLTEQIAQREGIIVKKGVYAAMTGPNLETAAEYRFLRTIGADVVGMSTIPEVIVAIHSGMSVLGFSVITDACVPEELKPANIPEIIETAKRAEPKLTLLIKKVVEQL
- a CDS encoding TIGR04076 family protein, whose product is MKNLIVEVADVKERCGANLKPGDYFEVVGQGKIVIPSGKGTCMFALQSLIPFLISKQYEAELPANNWIKETAQLCCPDPKGVVFNIRTVS
- a CDS encoding DivIVA domain-containing protein; this encodes MKLTPLDIKKQVFKKVLRGYDPIEIETFLEMVAEEFEALIKERNDLSDEVLKLKTQLRDYQEVEKTFKESLMNAQQTINQSRENSKREADLIIKEAEVRAEKIIENAKMQLIEIKNELMVIKAQKDSFAKRLRHLLESQLELLSVLEIDDLGFGEPNTAPKPKELKYQIREPAFLATASDQKKKDSDASADERRKDVKISDQFIF
- the lspA gene encoding signal peptidase II, producing the protein MYRSNIKLLGWSALIVFIDQFTKMMIKQSMHEGEHREIIANILRLTYVKNPGMAFGIQIGGNLFYTIFASIACIIILVYFFRLRPENFWARFALASILGGAIGNLIDRFRFQEVVDFIDFVIIHWPVFNVADIAVFIGMTILIIVVIFDKDHGETEEEQLEIS
- a CDS encoding YggS family pyridoxal phosphate-dependent enzyme translates to MHKDLYSQTNFYWLMNIEQNILSVKRRIKNACQRAGVDENSILLVAVSKTVPAEIIKEAVAHGIAHIGENRVQEAEQKFRQLGRIATWHLVGHLQTNKVKKALQLFDLIQSLDSLHLAEEINRQALRLGRTVDCLVEVNTSGEPSKFGVAPTECQKLIAEISQLPAIHIRGLMTVGPISPDPEQVRPSFRLLRELKETIQRQNFPNVSMDYLSMGMTNDFEVAIEEGANMIRVGRAIYEQSYT
- a CDS encoding TraR/DksA C4-type zinc finger protein encodes the protein MGTLDLEHYRQLILEKRKEIFEELNEGELKESIEEGPGENSYAFHLADVGSDSNEREKSFLVASIEGDLLAELDDALQRIEHGTYGICAICEQPIDPKRLEAIPYTKLCIHCKAKEERA
- a CDS encoding YggT family protein, yielding MIRLISFIADVYILVIIIRAILSWIPHNPYQPIIKIVYQITDPPLRFVRQFIPLIGGIDISPIILIFAIYLFEKILIMIF
- a CDS encoding VWA domain-containing protein; protein product: MGPTTRKTAAQFIARMTLILSLALHSGVALHAQNDLQSRVSKNALSVNIENISIQADSVIHGLTPNFPYPIISTITVFDSNGNFVTDLADTTRWLGPDDIAQIGLPVKSIWSPLIEYHAENHSIPANQDLYQQLSAPLIREILHDRHVPTSTMLVMDVSTSMTEKLDEAKAGARLYIEQIRPVDRAGVILFNHKVVKVQPFTSDKNILIKTIDEAKTDFGTAIYDALMAAIQQTKLEASRPRIIVYTDGRDNNSSTTAEAVIDSALKYHIPIYTICLGDFTIRDILRKIADQTGGLFYMAYSADQMSEIYQRLADLIEHFYLLAHFSPDPIRNNTWRVVDVTVNLPPQLGNYSLRGTGSYFVPGTIPADLSVQLSSITDTSIVFDNQKFNAVMPGQSYRYQMKIKNHGPGRAGYVRLTQILPDSVTLTNTSMQPSFAKGPKVVWQFSNLAPNEERMITTVVHFPEFNSDVLQQLISQVELLGDNDYDLENNRSQDTVYVLYPAPSDLSIQLVSATDTTVMIGDRTFNAVMPGQEYQYMLKIKNNGAGRADNVQISQLLPDSVTFIHATPPPVAFEHHQLFWKLAHLAPDQEQTIAVSVAFSSDISNKIEWLISKVEASADNETNLENNLASDTIHVLYPTPVISYDLAIEQTVDTDSLALLGENLVPVVLAGGMIDYRLTIQNLGPWPARDFVVVNIVPGLTAISEMNPRPASQRTDSLFWNFDSLKVGDKIEIRLRLQLTDTIAVNFTPLFNTSLIVAAEDPWLENNSATTTVYAILPNKQSDTYYDLALKQRVRADSVIVIGGEIFPAVTANGTIDYQLFIENLGPGTAKDFSIQNILPNFAQLLDFDLQPRIKDENKLVWQVDSLVSNDSLTISFQVKVAESLPANLWPLVNIAWLTAENDSNSLNDSTQSTVYCVTIPKDSIESKVDVGMWQTAITDSVALVNDDTLRFVKAGQSVHWILTVINLSDEPARSVRVTNYAPSHGVAKLFQPTPQIITADSISWQFEELPAHGKIQLQFDFTVSEDLPIGTYLFINKALVMADNEHPDFLSNNIAIDTVYCVVKPPLDWQPQIAATPPQVEVGEEITVKVQVPYPVESYDLWVYRADGSIDPTYADEFIATHKLEPNQWHEVSQKFADTRLITSAEQEIIIFELRTLDEYGKLRTAQAAVTVQSSNMFYLDRNVFEAYRSDPLGIHFKLSSNRLARLELFDFAGRKVTTLAEQFYPAGWNALHWNGTLEDGSKIGSGVYLITLKSGNFHQMKKVMVVQ